CAGAAGGTGGTGAATAGTAGAGATGTGATATTCAGAGAGTCAGAAATGCCTTACAAGGAGCAGAAAGAAAGCATAGTACCAGATAACTCAGATGCTCAGGTTGAGGTGAAGTTTCTGGACAGAAGTCAAAGTCATAAACTTACTGAAAACTCAGATTCTTCTGAAGTAGAGGACCAGATACATGAGCCTAATGAGGATGAAAATGAGGTCATGAATGAAGGTGGAGAATCTACTGATAGCAACCTTCATGATTACATGCTAGCAATGGACAAAGAAAGGAGAACCAATATCATAAAACCTGCAAGATATAACAATGCAAATCTTGTGTACTATGCCTTTTGTGCAGCAGAGGAGATTGAGTCCAGTGAACCAGGCACTTACAAAGAAGCCATCAGATCCAGAGAGAAAGATGAATGGATTAAGGCAATGCAGGAAGAGATTGATTCCCTGTTGAAAAACAAAACTTGGATCCTTGTTACCAGAAAGAAGCTGCAGAAACTTATTGGATGCAAGTGGATTTATAAGAAGAAAATAGAGGCTTTTGAAGGAGATAGGATCAGATACAAAGCCAAACTAGTGGCTAAGGGATACAATCAGAGAGAAGGAATTGATTATAATGAGATCTTCTCTGCAGTAGTAAAGCATAGCTCTATAAGGATGCTTATGGCTTGGGTGGCAAAGAATGACTGGGAGCTGCATCAATTGTATGTTAAGATAGCATTCTTACATGGTGAGCTTGAGGAAAGTATATTCATGGAAAAGCCAGAGGGATTTGTAAAGACCGGGGATGAAAATAAAGTTTGCTTGCTGAAGAGAAACATATATGGCCTCAAGCAGTCCAACATACAGTGAAATCTGCAGTTTGATCAACATATGAAGAAGATTGGGTTTGAAAGTTCCAAATATGATAGCTGCGTGTACATGAAGAAAAGGGATGGAAAATCAGTAGCCTTCTTACtcttgtatgtagatgatatgttagTCACAGGATCAGATATCAATGAAATTCAAAGAGTGAAGAATGACCTCAAGTGCagatttgaaatgaaagatctgGGAGTAGCTAAAAGAATTTTGGGCATTGATATCATAAGAGACAGAAAGAGAAGGATATTGTGGTTGAGTCAACAACACTATATTGAGAAGCTGATCAACAAATACCAAATGAGTGAATCAAGAAATGTTTCAACACCACTGTGGCAGCAATTTCAATTGTGTGCAAGCCAGAGTCCAAATTCTGAGGAAGAACAGAATGCGATGAAGAGCATCCCATATGCTAACATCATTGGAAGTGTAATGTATGTAATGATATGCACTAGACCAGATTGGGCTCATGCTGTAAGCCTCACAAGTAGATACATGAGCAATCCAGGAAAGGTCCATTGGCAGGCTCTTAAATGGTTGTTGAAATACTTGAAAGGGAGCTCAGATTATGGTATCATGTACAAGGGATTTGGAGATCAGACCAGAGATATTCTTGAAGGGTTTTGTGATTCAGATTATGCCTCCAACAAGGATAATAGAAAATCACAGACATGATATATATTTACCATGTTTGGATCTGCTGTGATTTGGAAATCTAACTTGCAATCTATAGTGGCTTTATCTACGATGGAAGCTGAGTACATTGCACTTACAGATGCAGTGAAAGAAAGCTTCTGGCTCAAGGGAATGTTGGGAGACTTAGGAGAAGAGCAAGGAAAGGTTACAGTGAATTGTGACAGCAGCAATGCGATATGTCTATCAAAACATCAGACATTTCATGataggagcaagcacatagatgtgcggTTGCATTTCATTCGTGATGAAGTCAAGAAGGATGTGATAGAGATAAAGAAGATAGGGACTGAGCATAATCCAGTTGATGCTCTGACAAATTTAATACCAGCTTCAAAGTTTGCTTATTGTTTGGAGTTGGTGAACATTCTGAGGAGATAGAAGGAATGGGGTGTTGGAGGACATGATAGTAAGTGTTGATGTTGGAGacgaggtggagatttgttgcaTTGATGTGTCTCACAACATGAAGTGAAGAGAGTTAGTTAATTCGGTTACTTCATGAGGGTGCACGTGCAGATCACTCCATGGGATCACGACTTGCAAAATTCGGTTAGAGTGTGAACTATAAAGCTGATACACAATAACCGCATGAGTATGAGAAAAAAATACACATTCACCAAAGAGAGATCAAAGAAGAAGAGAGCGAAAGATAATCCTCAATCGGGAAGAAAGATTAGAGGAGCTTCGATCTAGAGAGTGTCGATTGGAATCGTTCATTCTTTGGCTTTGGCGTCGGTTAGTTGTGTAGCTACTGAGTTTTAGCTTGCTCAACTTGTGTAGATGCTGTGTGGTGGTGTGTTTGTATAGATTCTTGCGTGCGTAATCTCTGTAATTCTTGTTCATCTTCATCAATACAAAGGATACTAGAGTTCTCCCGTAGACGTAGATCATTTCGATCGAACCACGTTAAAAGATGTGTGCATTGTTGTTTCTTGCGTTGTGAATTTGGAATTGCATTTGAGTTTGAATACTGCCGATTCATTTCACAGCTTATGTACTATAAATGCAAGTTTGAATATgtttaattaaatgattaaaattcaacaacttattataaaaaaatgagtgCTTTATTTCTATTGTATATGTATGTTTTACATTATGTGACAAGGACCAACTTCGTAGGAGTATAAGTATATTATAGAACTATAGACTGATTTATATTTTGAGCTAAATTTGGTTAAACAAATATACACCACTTTTAATAGCTCTATGTACATAACATGTTCGAATACATATCACTTTCTTTCACACAACACTTTTCATATGAGATTTGGACCATTTGGTCATGTAGTGATATAACACTTATATTTTGTAATCTCTTAATTTAAACTCATTTAATTTTAAGTACAATGAATTCTTAGTCTTATTCCAATTCAAAAGGTCGTGGATATATATTGCAAATATAATTACAAAATCatgaaaacaaaattgaaattaatagtaattgatgtagtaattaattaatacatcCGGAAATCAATAAGACATCGTcgttaaaatattactactacataAGCTTTTATCATTATCCGACCCACATTTTAAGACACTGAAATTGTTATTTACATGTGTATTTTAACATAATTTGATGTTTTCCAgtagataataaaaaaaaataaaaagttcaatAAAAGAATGGGAAAATAGTTTGAATAATCGGGCATGATCACATTTGCTTTTGGCACATCACATTCATAATTATCTATCATCTAGCTACAGTCAGAATTCAGTAAACTAATAATTGTGGAATTTCCCACCCTAATCGTCTGTTAATCACTTCCCCTTTTCAAAATTTGTTCGATAATTaatgtgtatatataaatatataatactcctattttgAAATATTGTTAAATTTATAAGAATCTACTTTGGGTAATGGGCTTCTTTCAAATGAACAGATTGGGCCTAAATGAAATACTTAATCCCATTAATCGAATTGAACTCGGCTCAACTTCACACTTTATCCTTCCTCTCGGTTTATTAGGGTTTAGACAGGACTCCCTCTCTTAACTCTCCCGCCGTCGATGCTGGAACGTCTGCCGTAGTTCCTCGAAATCGATTGTTTCTCTTCCAAttattctctcttctatttGCATTATCGCTAATTTCGTCGAGTAAAATACAAAAATGGCGACGGAGGAGGCGGCCCCAGCGGCTCTAAATTACATACCGGAGGTTGTGCTGAAGAAGAGGAAGACTAATGAACAGTGGGCAGTTAGAAGAAAACTCCAGCAGGAGGAGAGGGCTAAGCGTCAGAAAACCGGCAATTTTATCATCAAGAAGCCCGAGCAATTCATCCGAGAATATCGCGATAAGGTAAGAACACTGCCTTTGCTATTTTTCGTTTCTCTCATATGTGTGTTGTATAATTGTATCTTCCAAGTCTGCCGATTTTCTGGATGTTCAAAGGTGAAagtttatgtgtgtgtgtgttttcttcTTTTTGTGCACTTATATGTTGGGATATCTTTGGTCGATTGTTTAAAGTAGAAGGTATCTTAAATTATAAATGTTAGTATATCGTTTGTCTTTCTGTGTTAAAACTTGGTTTTGATGTTGTCATGAGCTTGCTGTAAACAATTTTGTTGAAATATGCGAATTTGATTTTCCTGAAGAGCTTCATTGGTCATGTATAAGAGTTAGGGTTGTTCATATCTGCTGTTTTGCTTCCAGGAATTGGACCTAGTTCAAATGAAGAGTAGGGGGAAGCGAATCAGATCAGCATCAGTAACACCGGAATCCAATCTTTTGTTTGTCATTCGCATACGAGGGTCAGCTTAAATAACCATGCTTGTGTTGCTTGTTGTTTTTGGTTTACAAGTGTCTTGAGTgtcgaatttttttttccagAAAAACTGACATGCATCCAAAAACTCGGAAGATTCTGTATGCTTTGAAATTAAGGAAAATACGGACTGGAGTATTTGTGAAGGCTAGTGCAGGAATAATGGAAATGTTGGAAAAGGTGGAGCCGTATGTAACTTATGGGTATGTCATTCGCATATTCCTATCAtactttgttttttttgcttTAGAAGTCCATTAACTATCCTCAATAATTTAGATTCACAAATTGGAATTCTTTGGTAACTTTTACAGAGCAACTATTCATTTCATATGTATGTATGGATGACGGAAATGTGCTATTGAAGTGGTAAAAGAATTGATGACTTCAAGGCCAAGTCTTTTGCCTATCCTTCTCCCATCACATGTGTGTCTTAGTCAAATAGaacatttttttacttttgtagCAGTATGAAAATTGTGCTTTAGTTATTGTATCATCATTGCTCATAACTTTTGCAATAACTGAATTTGATTCTCTTGAAGCCTGGTGCTTAATCAGTTGTAGACATGTGTTAAGTCTTAAATATAATACCTTGCACAACGTAATGCTAAACATCCTAAGTCAGTTCCATGATGGCTACCATCTTTCTTGTGCTCCCATTTCTTTCAAAGTTTGCTTCTTTTTTGTCCAGCTGAACAGTGAGCTTTCTGGTGAAGAAAGCTCAATTAATTTCCTGCAGCAACTTAGTTCTCAATTCATGAGTCTGAAGCATATATTGTTTGTGGTGTAGATATCCCAATGTGAAGAGTGTAAAGGACTTGATCTACAAGAAAGGTGTAGTAAGAGTCGGCAAGGAGAGGATTCCTTTAACCGATAACAACATTGTGGAACAGGTACAGCTAGTTATATTTGTCATTTCCCAGTGGATCGATCGGTTGGTAAGAAATTTTAACACGATAATATTCTTGTTGCAGGAATTGGGTAAGCATAGCATCATATGCATAGAAGACATAGTGAATGAGATTGTTGTTGTTGGTCCCCATTTCAAGTCAGTCACCAGTTTCCTCTGCCCCTTTGTGCTGAACAATCCGGAAAAGGTGCTGCAAGGAAAGAAGAAAAGGTTCGAAGATGGAGGAGATTCTGGAAATAGGAAGGATAAGATAAATGAGTTGATCAGCAAGATTAATTAGCATGAGTATTGGTTGTCGGTCTTGAACTTGGAagctatttaattttaaaattttgtttttgatcGGGATTAAATCTCATACTTTGCCTCTGTTTTAGCAGctaatgtttttgtgtttaagtCATATATTCTAAATTGAGAATTTGATACCCCATGAATTCGATGTATTTTTTTCTGGTATAGAATAAGCAAATTAATTAACGTAAAACATAAATGGTTTCTTCTCCAAAACAACAAAGTATGAAAATCATATTTTGGTGATTAAACCACTATAAAGATTAGCAGACAGATTATCTCATTTGattcaaggaaaaaaaattagtaacgTTAGTTGCTAAATCTTCAGGCTAGCACAAGTTTC
This portion of the Salvia splendens isolate huo1 chromosome 10, SspV2, whole genome shotgun sequence genome encodes:
- the LOC121752140 gene encoding 60S ribosomal protein L7-1-like yields the protein MATEEAAPAALNYIPEVVLKKRKTNEQWAVRRKLQQEERAKRQKTGNFIIKKPEQFIREYRDKELDLVQMKSRGKRIRSASVTPESNLLFVIRIRGKTDMHPKTRKILYALKLRKIRTGVFVKASAGIMEMLEKVEPYVTYGYPNVKSVKDLIYKKGVVRVGKERIPLTDNNIVEQELGKHSIICIEDIVNEIVVVGPHFKSVTSFLCPFVLNNPEKVLQGKKKRFEDGGDSGNRKDKINELISKIN